From the genome of Uranotaenia lowii strain MFRU-FL chromosome 1, ASM2978415v1, whole genome shotgun sequence, one region includes:
- the LOC129747231 gene encoding LOW QUALITY PROTEIN: aminopeptidase N-like (The sequence of the model RefSeq protein was modified relative to this genomic sequence to represent the inferred CDS: deleted 1 base in 1 codon), with the protein MKRTAYLLTVCSVLTILSGKFVCGQIEAAHYRLPDNTFPLKYDVTLSVDLAKSSFSGTVRIALNATRNTDNVTLNVRDLNILATKLTAVDGTGAELRIMGYVMQNDSEMVSFRIDGQLNANRAYQLDIDFTGAIKNDLKGLYKSSYYRDAEERFIATTFNAAAFARKIFPCYDEPQLKAKFRLRIYHDRQLHALSNMPVERRTDEANPNGFSLTVFEESPEMSTYLLAFVVSDFQVRQLDNMFGAYAQQSVINSTVYALNFTRQAIGHMNLFFNRPYQLPKLDIVAVDDFLMGAMENWGLITYKTSRIAYREGLDKTEKLQAVTKIVFHELIHQWFGNEVTCAWWSYVWLNEGFAVFLESYVLDQMRPDWQIMDQFLVNEMHPVMERDVIPKTRPMTIPINSPQEIEKIYDFVVYPKAASVIRMIASIVGSEIFNDFIIQYLSDRSYNSSTEDDLIRVLQMVIQKHGLQIPTLSLIIKSWTSNPSFPLVSVKRDYSENVLQLSAIPAKTFEIPLSFISKAYASNLSWLSSTEDSKILSLENIPSSDWILLNPNQNGYYRVNYDTQSWNLLSQALQQDHNQIPKLSRAQLINDCLYFVLHKQLPVEILLDILSYLPHEKGLVPLKAGFKGFRTLSRLIRGNDLEQSYIGMQTKILEQLYRSMLNNTETDHVSKLYRYEVRRIACEMAVPQCLEFAINHFEVFETIDADYRSTVLCGAIKSSSSSTVWTMTLKRLTYIVRNFEQKRIHLEEFEDILYGLGCAIREDQATSLLLLSLSRTDTLEPADRIKMFNLMANSGVNGTNEALQALNEEYDTLKRNYGSVTEIVDNLRNSISTQEQLRQLNQIISTNTDLDLKPTLHEVYEEARQNVQWTDQNLPSIAKWIADSENLAAAMGLSRFVLVLGVITMFVNSYQ; encoded by the exons ATGAAGCGAACTGCTTACCTGTTGACCGTGTGTTCGGTTCTAACGATTCTTAGTGGAAAATTTGTGTGTGGTCAGATCGAGGCCGCCCACTACAGACTGCCGGACAATACTTTCCCGTTGAAGTACGACGTGACGCTGTCCGTGGATTTGGCAAAGTCGAGCTTTTCCGGTACGGTGCGAATCGCGCTGAATGCAACTCGAAATACCGACAATGTGACGCTGAACGTGCGAGATTTGAACATCCTGGCTACGAAATTGACCGCAGTCGATGGGACTGGAGCGGAACTCCGAATCATGGGCTATGTGATGCAGAACGATTCGGAGATGGTGTCGTTTAGAATAGATGGCCAGCTCAACGCCAACAGGGCCTATCAGCTGGACATCGACTTTACTGGCGCAATCAAAAACGACCTGAAAGGATTGTACAAGAGTTCGTACTATCGTGACGCTGAAGAAAG ATTCATTGCGACTACATTCAACGCAGCAGCTTTTGCCCGCAAAATTTTCCCCTGCTATGATGAACCCCAGCTGAAGGCAAAATTCCGCCTC CGAATCTACCACGATCGTCAGCTGCATGCCCTGTCCAACATGCCCGTGGAGAGGCGGACTGATGA GGCCAATCCCAATGGTTTTAGTTTAACGGTTTTCGAGGAGTCTCCCGAGATGTCGACCTACCTGTTGGCGTTTGTCGTTTCGGACTTTCAGGTGCGCCAGCTGGACAACATGTTTGGCGCTTACGCGCAGCAGAGCGTTATCAACTCCACCGTGTACGCATTGAACTTCACTCGGCAAGCGATCGGCCATATGAACCTGTTCTTCAACCGCCCGTATCAGCTGCCCAAACTTGATATAGTGGCAGTCGATGATTTCCTGATGGGAGCCATGGAAAATTGGGGTTTGATCACCTACAA AACTTCCCGGATAGCTTACCGCGAAGGGTTGGATAAAACTGAGAAGCTCCAGGCAGTGACCAAGATCGTTTTCCATGAACTCATACACCAGTGGTTTGGAAACGAAGTAACGTGTGCTTGGTGGTCCTACGTTTGGTTGAATGAAGGATTTGCCGTGTTCTTGGAGAGCTACGTCTTGGATCAGATGCGCCCTGATTGGCAAATTATGGATCAGTTTCTCGTCAACGAGATGCACCCGGTGATGGAACGAGATGTCATTCCGAAAACGCGTCCAATGACTATACCGATCAACAGCCctcaagaaattgaaaaaatctacgATTTCGTTGTATATCCAAAGGCGGCTTCAGTTATCCGGATGATAGCTTCGATTGTTGGATCAgaaattttcaacgatttcaTCATCCAATACTTGAGTGATCGCAGTTACAACTCTTCAACGGAAGATGATTTGATCAGAGTACTCCAAATGGTTATCCAAAAGCATGGGCTTCAAATACCCactttaagtttaataattAAAAGTTGGACTTCTAACCCATCCTTCCCATTAGTTTCGGTGAAGCGCGACTATTCAGAAAATGTTTTACAGCTCAGTGCTATTCCAgctaaaacttttgaaataccTCTGAGCTTTATTTCTAAAGCATACGCATCGAACCTGAGTTGGTTGTCTTCAACAGAAGACAGCAAAATCTTGTCTCTCGAAAATATACCCTCAAGTGATTGGATTTTGCTCAATCCAAATCAAAATGGGTACTATCGCGTCAACTACGATACCCAGAGCTGGAATTTACTATCACAAGCCTTGCAGCAAGATCATAACCAAATACCCAAACTCAGCCGCGCTCAGCTGATCAatgattgtttgtattttgTTCTGCACAAGCAGCTCCCGGTAGAAATCCTTCTGGACATTCTCAGCTATTTACCACATGAAAAGGGACTAGTCCCACTGAAAGCTGGCTTCAAGGGCTTCCGAACTCTCAGTCGACTGATCCGTGGTAATGACCTTGAGCAAAGCTATATTGGAATGCAAACCAAAATATTGGAGCAACTGTATCGATCCATGCTAAACAACACAGAAACAGATCACGTATCGAAACTTTACCGCTACGAGGTTCGAAGAATTGCCTGCGAGATGGCTGTGCCGCAATGTCTCGAATTCGCGATCAACCACTTCGAAGTATTCGAAACCATCGATGCCGATTATCGTTCCACTGTGCTTTGTGGTGCCATTAAGTCTAGCTCGAGCTCCACAGTCTGGACGATGACTCTCAAGCGACTAACCTATATTGTGCGTAACTTCGAGCAAAAACGAATCCATTTGGAAGAGTTTGAAGATATTCTGTACGGTTTGGGTTGTGCGATTCGCGAGGATCAAGCTACTAGTCTGTTGCTTTTGTCGTTATCTCGAACGGACACTCTCGAACCGGCTGATCGGATTAAGATGTTCAATCTCATGGCCAACAGTGGAGTCAACGGAACCAATGAGGCATTGCAAGCACTTAACGAGGAATATGACACCCTGAAGAGGAA ctaCGGTTCGGTTACGGAGATAGTAGACAATCTAAGAAACTCTATCAGCACCCAAGAACAGCTACGACAACTGAACCAAATTATTTCTACAAATACGGACTTGGATCTGAAACCTACTCTTCATGAAGTTTACGAGGAGGCACGTCAAAATGTTCAGTGGACCGATCAAAACTTACCATCGATAGCCAAATGGATCGCGGACAGTGAAAATTTAGCAGCTGCTATGGGGCTTTCTCGTTTTGTGTTAGTTTTAGGTGTCATCACTATGTTTGTTAATTCGTATCAGTAG